One window of Fusobacterium sp. genomic DNA carries:
- a CDS encoding ABC transporter substrate-binding protein, which produces MIKKFSIIILFLFSVISFSKEYNRIASGSPAVTEILYKLGLKDKIIAMDKNSDIKELDDMKIPKVSFYQMNTESIFSLKADLIILSTFNKADREDFIEFMKGKGTEIIYIPDVKSIKDIYDCIREIGEKTEKQTEAEAIISKMEEEINEVKEISKNIEKKKKIYFEISPFPSMYTFGKDVFMNEMLEIAGVENIFSDKNGWFIPSLEAIAARNPDIIFTSTYQVEDPIKEIIDRGNWNIIKAVKERRIYTISKEAVRPSIKVTEVIKKISEISYPEYYKK; this is translated from the coding sequence AAGAATATAATAGAATAGCTTCTGGAAGTCCAGCAGTAACGGAAATACTTTATAAACTGGGATTGAAAGATAAAATAATTGCCATGGATAAAAATTCTGATATAAAAGAATTAGATGATATGAAAATACCAAAAGTAAGTTTTTATCAAATGAATACAGAGAGTATTTTTTCTCTGAAAGCAGATTTGATAATTCTTTCAACATTTAATAAAGCAGATAGAGAGGATTTTATTGAATTTATGAAAGGAAAGGGAACAGAGATTATCTATATTCCTGATGTAAAAAGTATAAAAGATATTTACGATTGTATAAGAGAGATAGGAGAAAAAACAGAAAAACAAACTGAAGCAGAAGCAATAATTTCTAAAATGGAAGAAGAAATAAATGAAGTAAAAGAAATAAGTAAAAATATAGAAAAAAAGAAAAAAATATATTTTGAAATTTCTCCATTTCCATCTATGTATACTTTTGGTAAAGACGTATTTATGAATGAAATGTTAGAAATTGCAGGAGTGGAAAATATATTTAGTGATAAAAATGGATGGTTCATACCAAGTCTGGAAGCTATAGCAGCAAGAAATCCTGATATAATATTTACCAGTACTTACCAAGTTGAAGATCCAATAAAAGAAATTATTGATAGAGGTAATTGGAATATAATAAAGGCTGTAAAAGAAAGAAGAATATATACAATAAGTAAAGAAGCAGTGAGACCATCTATCAAAGTAACAGAAGTAATAAAAAAAATATCAGAAATCAGTTATCCTGAATATTATAAAAAATAA